From Halotia branconii CENA392, the proteins below share one genomic window:
- a CDS encoding beta-ketoacyl-ACP synthase 3, with product MEKLGVAITGSGSAVPDTYLDNQALTALVETSDDWITTRTGIRQRRLALPVESLSSLASAASHQAIAAAGIKATDLDLILLATSTPDDLFGSACQVQAQLGATKAVAFDLTAACSGFVFGLVTAAQYIRTGVYQNVLLIGADILSRWVDWQDRRTCVLFGDGAGAVVLQADKSDRLLGFALKSDGSQNHQLNLAYTPSCQELIPGIHITKGTYQPISMNGKEVYRFAVQKVPEIIDKALFQANLKVDKIDWLLLHQANQRIIEAVAQRLNIPEHKVISNLANYGNTSAASIPLALDEAVRQGKIKPNDIIAASGFGAGLTWGAAIFQWGR from the coding sequence GTGGAAAAATTAGGTGTAGCAATAACAGGAAGTGGCTCGGCTGTACCAGACACTTACTTAGATAACCAAGCGTTAACCGCATTGGTTGAGACATCAGATGATTGGATAACCACAAGAACAGGGATTCGTCAGCGGCGTTTAGCACTTCCGGTTGAGTCTCTTAGTTCCCTGGCGAGTGCTGCTAGCCATCAGGCGATCGCAGCTGCTGGTATCAAAGCAACTGACCTGGATTTAATTTTACTAGCAACATCCACACCTGACGACTTATTTGGTAGTGCTTGTCAAGTCCAAGCGCAATTAGGAGCAACCAAAGCAGTAGCGTTTGACTTGACCGCTGCCTGCTCAGGGTTCGTATTTGGGTTAGTAACGGCTGCCCAATACATCAGAACTGGAGTTTATCAAAATGTACTGTTGATAGGGGCAGATATCCTCTCCCGTTGGGTAGATTGGCAAGACCGACGTACTTGTGTATTGTTTGGCGATGGTGCGGGAGCAGTAGTACTGCAAGCTGACAAGAGCGATCGCTTGCTAGGATTTGCACTCAAAAGCGATGGTTCTCAAAATCATCAACTTAACCTTGCCTATACACCCTCTTGCCAAGAACTAATTCCAGGCATACATATTACTAAAGGTACTTATCAACCTATTAGCATGAACGGCAAAGAAGTTTACCGTTTTGCTGTCCAAAAAGTACCAGAGATTATTGATAAAGCTTTATTTCAAGCTAACCTCAAGGTTGACAAAATAGATTGGCTATTATTACATCAAGCCAATCAGCGAATTATTGAAGCTGTTGCTCAACGCCTAAATATTCCAGAACATAAAGTTATTAGTAATCTTGCCAATTATGGCAATACCTCTGCCGCTTCTATTCCTCTAGCTTTAGATGAAGCTGTACGGCAAGGTAAAATCAAACCCAATGACATCATTGCTGCATCCGGCTTTGGTGCTGGTTTAACTTGGGGCGCGGCAATTTTTCAATGGGGAAGATAG